One bacterium DNA segment encodes these proteins:
- a CDS encoding aminotransferase class V-fold PLP-dependent enzyme, with the protein MTSGRSAPVDMSPEEFRKLGHRLIDQIAEFLRELPKKPVTPSEEPTDVGALIGRSTPLPKVGTDAGALLDRAAELMFNHSLFNGHPRFWGYITASPTPIGMLGDLLASAANSNLGSWKLGPMATEIESQTIRWIAELIGYPTDCGGILVSGGNMANFVGFLAARRAKAEWDIRELGATPAGTKKMVVYTSAETHTWIQKAADLFGLGTAGVRWIPTDKQKRMNTNILENQIRSDLEAGLLPIMVVGTAGTVSTGAVDPLFEIDKICRKYKLWFHVDGAYGGFAAKVPGTPHDLKGMELADSVAVDPHKWLYAPIEVGCALVRTPAHMTDAFSYHPPYYHFDDSVTNYVDYGMQNSRGFRALKVWLALQQVGSDGYVNMIGDDIRLAEMLYRLVDEQPELERFTQGLSITTFRFVPMDLRTKVGHADTDKYLNKLNEEIMLALERSGEAFVSHAIIDGVFVLRVCVVNFRTSEDDMKMFPALICQLGTMVDRLLRPEHAKPL; encoded by the coding sequence ATGACGTCAGGACGTTCCGCTCCAGTTGATATGTCGCCTGAGGAATTCCGTAAACTCGGGCATCGATTGATCGACCAAATCGCAGAGTTTTTGAGGGAGCTTCCGAAAAAGCCGGTGACACCGTCAGAAGAGCCAACGGACGTCGGGGCACTGATTGGCCGCTCTACTCCCCTACCGAAAGTCGGCACCGATGCCGGAGCTCTCCTTGATCGAGCGGCGGAGTTGATGTTCAATCACTCGCTCTTTAATGGACACCCGCGATTTTGGGGCTATATCACTGCTTCACCGACACCAATCGGAATGCTCGGAGATTTGTTGGCTTCGGCAGCAAACTCCAATCTTGGTTCGTGGAAACTCGGTCCGATGGCGACGGAGATCGAATCGCAGACAATCCGGTGGATTGCGGAGCTGATTGGGTATCCGACGGATTGCGGTGGGATACTCGTGAGTGGCGGTAATATGGCAAATTTTGTCGGATTTCTTGCTGCTCGTCGCGCTAAGGCAGAATGGGACATCCGAGAGTTGGGAGCAACGCCAGCTGGAACAAAGAAGATGGTGGTCTACACATCTGCCGAAACCCATACCTGGATTCAAAAGGCGGCTGACCTTTTTGGACTGGGCACCGCCGGCGTCCGTTGGATTCCGACGGACAAGCAGAAGCGTATGAATACAAACATCTTAGAGAATCAGATTCGGAGCGATTTGGAGGCAGGTCTATTGCCGATTATGGTCGTTGGTACGGCTGGAACGGTCAGCACTGGTGCCGTGGATCCTCTGTTCGAAATAGACAAGATCTGTCGAAAGTACAAGTTGTGGTTTCACGTGGACGGTGCCTATGGCGGATTCGCTGCGAAAGTTCCGGGAACACCCCACGATTTGAAAGGGATGGAGCTTGCAGATTCGGTAGCTGTGGACCCACACAAATGGCTATATGCTCCCATAGAAGTCGGATGCGCCCTGGTACGCACTCCTGCACATATGACTGACGCCTTTTCTTATCATCCTCCCTACTATCATTTCGATGACTCAGTTACGAACTATGTAGACTACGGAATGCAGAATTCCCGTGGATTTCGTGCGCTCAAGGTATGGTTGGCATTGCAGCAGGTCGGCAGTGACGGATATGTGAATATGATCGGGGATGATATTCGGTTAGCAGAGATGTTGTATCGACTCGTCGACGAGCAGCCTGAGCTGGAGAGATTCACTCAGGGGCTAAGTATAACAACATTCCGGTTCGTCCCGATGGACTTAAGAACGAAGGTCGGTCACGCGGATACCGACAAATACCTCAACAAACTCAATGAAGAGATCATGTTGGCGCTTGAGAGGAGCGGCGAGGCCTTTGTTTCGCATGCAATCATCGACGGAGTCTTTGTACTTCGAGTCTGTGTTGTAAACTTCCGAACGAGTGAAGACGATATGAAGATGTTTCCCGCCTTAATTTGCCAATTGGGTACGATGGTCGATCGCCTACTTCGCCCCGAACATGCAAAGCCGCTCTAG
- a CDS encoding bifunctional methionine sulfoxide reductase B/A protein, with protein MPTNMMSKDKNKETNLTRNKLTPEEEQVILFKGTEVPFTGELYKTNAAGTYICKQCDSPLYRSSDKFDSGCGWPSFDDEIKGAVKRTVDADGRRTEITCANCGGHLGHVFEGEGFTDKNVRHCVNSISMKFIPASESASVISATEKAYFAGGCFWGTEHLLQQSPGVISVQSGYMNGHTKNPTYREVCDGNTGHAETVEVVYDPSKTNFETLARLFFEIHDPTQLNRQGPDVGNQYRSAVFYVSDEQKQVTEKLVGLLKDKGYKVVTEIAKADVFYPAEKYHQDYYESNGKEPYCHFYQKRF; from the coding sequence ATGCCGACGAACATGATGTCTAAAGACAAGAACAAGGAGACTAACTTGACACGAAATAAACTCACTCCTGAAGAAGAACAAGTCATTCTTTTTAAAGGTACCGAAGTACCTTTTACCGGCGAGCTTTACAAGACTAATGCTGCGGGCACATACATCTGCAAGCAGTGTGATTCTCCTCTCTATCGCTCCTCCGATAAATTCGATTCCGGCTGCGGATGGCCAAGCTTCGATGACGAAATCAAAGGCGCAGTTAAACGCACCGTCGATGCCGATGGTCGGCGCACAGAAATCACCTGTGCGAACTGCGGCGGTCATCTCGGTCACGTCTTTGAGGGCGAAGGCTTCACCGACAAAAACGTTCGTCACTGTGTCAATTCGATTTCGATGAAGTTCATTCCGGCATCAGAATCGGCCTCGGTGATATCCGCAACTGAGAAGGCATACTTTGCCGGCGGGTGCTTCTGGGGTACAGAGCACTTGCTTCAGCAATCCCCCGGTGTAATTTCTGTGCAATCCGGTTACATGAACGGGCACACCAAGAATCCGACATACCGCGAAGTTTGTGATGGAAACACCGGCCACGCGGAGACCGTGGAGGTTGTCTATGATCCAAGCAAGACCAACTTTGAAACCCTAGCGCGCCTTTTCTTTGAGATTCACGATCCGACACAGCTCAATCGTCAAGGTCCGGATGTCGGAAATCAATATCGGTCAGCTGTCTTCTATGTTAGCGATGAACAAAAGCAGGTCACCGAGAAATTGGTCGGGCTTTTGAAGGACAAAGGTTACAAAGTCGTTACCGAGATCGCCAAAGCCGACGTCTTTTATCCTGCAGAAAAGTATCATCAAGATTACTACGAGTCGAATGGCAAAGAGCCGTATTGCCACTTCTATCAGAAACGGTTCTAA
- a CDS encoding PIG-L family deacetylase, producing MNNPLRLMCVLAHPDDESLGFGGTLARYAAEGVETFVVCATRGERGRYGDAVERPAPEIVGKAREAELRAAAKELGVREVHLLDYLDADLDKADPIEAIRKIAGHIRNLRPHVIASFGADGGYGHPDHIAISQFCGAAIVCAADPEYRIEGNPAKHHCVNKFYHLAWTYGKWKAYTEAFRDLKITVDGVDRRAIPWPDWEVTSIIDTRQYWERVWRAVQCHKTQLTIYSKLAGLSDDGQRELWGTQEFYRVFSTVNGGRAKESDLFEGLR from the coding sequence ATGAACAATCCGCTGCGTTTGATGTGCGTGCTGGCTCATCCCGATGATGAATCGCTCGGTTTCGGCGGAACGCTTGCGCGTTACGCCGCAGAAGGAGTCGAGACCTTCGTTGTGTGCGCTACCCGAGGTGAACGAGGACGATACGGCGATGCCGTTGAGCGTCCAGCGCCGGAGATTGTCGGTAAGGCACGCGAAGCTGAATTGCGAGCCGCAGCTAAAGAGCTTGGTGTCCGCGAGGTCCACCTGCTTGATTATCTCGATGCCGACCTTGACAAGGCGGATCCTATTGAAGCAATCAGAAAGATCGCCGGGCATATTCGCAATCTCCGGCCGCACGTGATTGCTTCGTTTGGTGCTGACGGCGGGTATGGCCATCCGGACCATATTGCAATCTCGCAATTCTGCGGCGCGGCTATTGTATGTGCTGCCGATCCCGAGTACCGTATCGAGGGAAACCCGGCAAAGCATCATTGTGTCAACAAGTTCTATCATTTGGCGTGGACATACGGCAAGTGGAAAGCGTATACAGAGGCATTCCGCGACTTGAAAATTACAGTCGACGGTGTTGATCGCCGTGCGATACCGTGGCCAGACTGGGAAGTCACATCCATTATTGATACCAGGCAATACTGGGAACGAGTCTGGCGGGCGGTACAGTGTCACAAGACGCAACTGACAATTTATAGTAAACTGGCTGGTTTATCGGACGATGGCCAACGCGAATTATGGGGAACGCAGGAATTCTATCGCGTTTTCTCTACCGTCAATGGCGGTAGAGCGAAGGAATCAGACCTGTTTGAAGGGCTGAGATAA